In Devosia sp. 1566, a single genomic region encodes these proteins:
- the glf gene encoding UDP-galactopyranose mutase, which yields MAPHFYDILVVGAGFYGATIAERVANVLGKRVLVIDRRDHIGGNAYSEINPETGIEVHRYGAHLFHTPNKLVWDYLNGFTAFTGYQHRVFTSFKGQVYPMPINLATICQYFGKQMSPDEARALVREQSAELGDAAPRNLEEKAISLIGRPLYEAFIRGYTAKQWQTDPTLLPESIISRLPVRYNFNNRYFSDKYEGLPVDGYTAIFERMLDNPLIEIQTGVDYFAIKDTIPKDKLVVFTGPIDRYFDYRAGELSWRTIDFEPEIVGVGDYQGTAVMNYADEDIPFTRILEFRHFNPERNYQTEKSYIVREYSRFARHEDEPYYPIDTPEDKKVYQAYRSLAEGEENVIFGGRLGTYRYLDMHQAIGAALKAFDTEVQPRLSRA from the coding sequence ATGGCTCCTCACTTCTATGATATCCTTGTGGTCGGCGCGGGTTTTTACGGCGCGACCATCGCTGAGCGCGTCGCCAATGTTCTGGGCAAACGGGTGCTGGTGATCGACCGGCGCGACCATATCGGGGGCAACGCTTATTCCGAGATCAACCCCGAAACCGGGATCGAGGTGCACCGCTATGGCGCCCATCTGTTCCATACGCCCAACAAGCTCGTATGGGATTATCTGAACGGCTTTACTGCCTTCACTGGCTACCAGCACCGGGTGTTCACCTCCTTCAAGGGGCAGGTCTACCCTATGCCCATCAATCTCGCGACCATCTGCCAGTATTTCGGCAAGCAGATGTCGCCCGACGAAGCGCGGGCGCTGGTGCGCGAACAATCGGCCGAGCTCGGCGACGCTGCCCCGCGCAATCTCGAGGAAAAGGCGATCTCGCTGATTGGCCGGCCGCTTTATGAGGCGTTCATCCGCGGCTACACCGCCAAGCAATGGCAGACCGATCCCACCTTGCTCCCCGAAAGCATCATCAGCCGATTGCCGGTCCGCTATAATTTCAACAACCGTTATTTCAGCGACAAGTATGAAGGCCTGCCGGTTGACGGCTACACCGCCATCTTCGAGCGCATGCTCGACAATCCCCTGATCGAGATCCAGACCGGGGTCGATTATTTCGCCATCAAGGACACCATCCCCAAGGACAAGCTCGTTGTGTTCACCGGACCGATCGATCGTTACTTCGATTACCGGGCGGGCGAGTTGAGCTGGCGCACCATCGATTTCGAACCCGAGATCGTGGGTGTCGGTGACTACCAGGGCACGGCAGTGATGAACTATGCCGACGAGGATATCCCCTTTACCCGCATCCTCGAGTTCCGCCACTTCAATCCCGAGCGGAATTACCAAACCGAAAAGAGCTATATCGTGCGCGAATATTCCCGCTTCGCGCGGCACGAGGACGAGCCCTATTATCCCATCGATACGCCCGAGGATAAAAAGGTCTACCAGGCTTATCGTAGCCTCGCTGAAGGCGAAGAGAACGTGATCTTTGGCGGTCGCCTCGGGACGTATCGTTATCTCGACATGCACCAGGCGATCGGCGCGGCGCTCAAGGCCTTCGACACCGAAGTGCAGCCCCGGCTTAGCCGGGCCTAG
- a CDS encoding glycosyltransferase, with protein MYPLHKLAFPHNTDKAEALYLRPIGDRVPDLQGEAIALEPGQGVRGDTYFGLFPLAQWRRVAALRSYGIVVMGEGAATLLLRALDPAAAEDPVLLELNIELGSGMIDVSGVLAQAEAEGVYLEIVARSDVSLRRAAFVTKDAPRRRVELGLSITTFGRAAMVAQTIDKLTHFIERDPEPELGAFSLLVVDNGRELDAASYPGATVLPNANLGGAGGFARGLSHYVDTSATTHVCFMDDDAATEDECLLRTRRLLAYAQNERTAVSSAMLRAETSFMMHEQGALFEWGENHRIISRKNGLDLLKREHLAEALRQEPFSYGGWWFFAFPIRGELVFPYPMFVRGDDWLFSYLNNFSLETMLGVASWQEGFEGKISPGEQYLATKAFLVAELILRDPPNPLATARFFGRWALRNIFGYCYDRAELNCEAISDVLKGPEFWAENAALGKRLGELRGMVKAEILQPLPDAGEHVLARASRPERRTKTALRLLTLNGHLLPRGLVGTSVTEEVSLPRVDAPQPRFAFGRKQVRYVDEHQGKVFLAVKDTARALELMVRLTILLTRLVFSYDRLRKEYRAAIGRFGTKAWWDQTFQRAA; from the coding sequence ATGTATCCGCTTCATAAGCTCGCTTTTCCCCACAACACCGACAAGGCGGAAGCACTTTACCTGCGGCCGATTGGTGATCGGGTTCCCGACTTGCAAGGGGAAGCGATTGCGCTGGAGCCGGGACAAGGTGTGCGAGGCGACACCTATTTTGGGTTATTTCCTCTGGCACAATGGCGCAGAGTAGCTGCCTTGCGCAGCTATGGCATCGTCGTGATGGGCGAGGGGGCAGCTACGCTGCTGCTGCGGGCACTCGATCCCGCAGCAGCAGAAGATCCGGTGCTGCTGGAGCTCAACATCGAGCTCGGATCCGGGATGATCGACGTGTCCGGGGTGCTTGCCCAAGCCGAGGCGGAAGGCGTTTACCTGGAAATCGTTGCCCGTTCCGATGTTTCGCTCCGCAGGGCGGCTTTCGTGACGAAGGACGCCCCACGGCGTCGCGTCGAGCTAGGCCTTTCCATTACCACGTTCGGGCGCGCAGCCATGGTGGCGCAAACCATCGACAAGCTTACGCACTTCATCGAGCGTGATCCCGAGCCGGAATTGGGTGCGTTCTCGCTGCTTGTGGTCGACAACGGCCGTGAGCTTGATGCAGCATCCTATCCTGGCGCCACGGTGCTGCCGAATGCCAATCTAGGTGGAGCAGGCGGGTTCGCACGCGGGCTCTCCCATTACGTCGATACATCGGCGACCACCCATGTTTGCTTCATGGATGATGACGCGGCGACTGAGGACGAGTGTCTGCTGCGTACTCGACGCCTTCTCGCCTATGCCCAGAACGAGCGGACCGCGGTGAGTTCAGCTATGCTGCGCGCGGAAACCAGCTTCATGATGCATGAACAAGGTGCCTTGTTCGAATGGGGCGAGAATCACCGGATCATCTCCCGCAAAAACGGGCTTGATCTGCTCAAGCGCGAACACCTAGCCGAGGCACTGCGGCAAGAACCCTTCAGCTATGGCGGCTGGTGGTTCTTCGCGTTTCCCATCCGGGGTGAACTGGTCTTTCCGTACCCCATGTTCGTGCGTGGCGATGATTGGCTGTTCTCCTACCTCAACAATTTCAGCCTCGAGACCATGCTCGGGGTCGCTTCCTGGCAAGAGGGGTTCGAAGGCAAGATCAGCCCGGGAGAACAATATCTCGCAACCAAGGCGTTCCTTGTTGCCGAACTGATCTTGCGCGATCCACCCAATCCGCTCGCGACGGCGCGGTTCTTTGGCCGTTGGGCTCTGCGCAACATCTTCGGCTATTGCTACGATCGGGCTGAACTCAACTGCGAAGCCATCAGCGATGTGCTCAAGGGCCCCGAGTTCTGGGCCGAGAACGCAGCATTGGGCAAGCGGCTTGGGGAGTTGAGGGGAATGGTCAAGGCCGAAATCCTGCAACCGCTGCCAGATGCGGGCGAGCACGTGCTGGCGCGCGCATCACGCCCGGAACGGCGGACCAAGACGGCTCTCCGGCTATTGACGTTGAACGGGCATCTGCTGCCGCGAGGTCTGGTCGGGACTAGCGTCACCGAGGAAGTCAGCCTTCCTCGCGTCGACGCGCCGCAGCCTCGTTTTGCCTTCGGGCGCAAGCAGGTGCGCTATGTGGACGAGCATCAGGGCAAGGTGTTCCTAGCCGTCAAGGACACTGCGCGGGCTTTGGAGCTCATGGTCCGCCTGACCATTCTGCTCACGCGACTGGTGTTCTCCTATGACCGGTTGCGCAAGGAGTACCGAGCGGCGATCGGCCGCTTCGGCACCAAGGCTTGGTGGGATCAGACGTTCCAGCGGGCCGCCTGA
- a CDS encoding glycosyltransferase: MQAVQERLDPIAREFGVTLTWGMVADQIGLRGEPSARVMAAVVAQFESALRTLLIYTGGAPQSVVFALATDGQPRHAANMLVEGVARQIGNNQIATLEIAPLPSSSQMLGIDPILLWIDDPSVAEPENLALYTGVKALAFERYPWLMDEARQRMADRKHAAKMAELPGLRGSVAPVSFNAGSPASAEGEGRTILFSLYWLDFGGAEAFALKMMQAAKAAGYTVVVTCDEAGRHRVIEQAAQFADAVYLLGTCQFGGSKEQAMLRIIRKHQPNVIHIHHSWVLYRLLPALRALRLVEAVIDSTHILEYRFGDFVSESIRYSPYIDQHHVISADLQHAMTQRAAIPADQVRLGKLHDMSRNFAPAPGKWDSMTPLHVSFVGRFTQQKRPYLFVQMVQQLIKRFGRQQFVFEAVGEGLLGPSVRALAQKLGVADAISFLPAGTPVADVLGRAHVLVICSDNEGLTLVGFEAARAQAVIISTDVGAQREIVAPEMLVPRHPISCVSQTVKLIGEIVQGRRDAARILAQQDELLKANLDQPTGTEVCLAFYNSVTSPKALDVSAS, from the coding sequence ATGCAGGCCGTTCAGGAACGGCTAGACCCGATTGCCCGCGAGTTCGGCGTAACCCTAACGTGGGGAATGGTGGCGGATCAGATCGGACTGCGTGGCGAGCCTAGCGCCCGCGTAATGGCTGCCGTTGTGGCGCAGTTCGAATCTGCTTTGCGCACATTGCTGATCTACACCGGGGGCGCGCCGCAGAGCGTCGTTTTTGCGCTCGCTACTGATGGGCAGCCTCGGCATGCTGCCAATATGTTGGTCGAAGGCGTTGCGCGCCAGATCGGCAACAATCAGATTGCCACACTGGAAATTGCCCCGCTTCCCTCGAGTTCGCAAATGCTCGGAATCGACCCGATTTTGCTGTGGATCGATGATCCAAGCGTGGCGGAGCCGGAAAATCTCGCCCTTTACACGGGCGTCAAGGCACTGGCGTTCGAACGTTATCCTTGGCTGATGGATGAGGCCCGCCAGCGGATGGCTGATCGCAAGCACGCGGCCAAGATGGCCGAGCTTCCGGGTTTGCGCGGGTCAGTAGCACCAGTGTCGTTCAACGCGGGGTCGCCGGCATCCGCCGAGGGTGAGGGCCGAACGATACTATTTTCACTGTATTGGCTGGACTTCGGCGGTGCCGAGGCGTTCGCACTCAAGATGATGCAGGCAGCAAAGGCTGCAGGCTACACGGTGGTCGTTACCTGCGATGAAGCCGGGCGTCACCGAGTGATCGAGCAGGCCGCACAGTTTGCTGATGCCGTCTACCTGCTGGGTACTTGCCAGTTCGGAGGCAGCAAGGAACAGGCGATGTTACGGATCATCCGCAAGCATCAGCCAAACGTAATTCACATTCATCATTCCTGGGTGTTGTACCGCTTACTGCCCGCTTTGCGCGCCCTGCGCCTGGTAGAGGCGGTGATCGACAGCACTCATATTCTTGAATACCGTTTTGGCGATTTCGTCTCAGAATCGATCCGTTATTCACCCTATATCGACCAGCACCATGTCATCAGCGCCGATCTACAGCACGCCATGACCCAGAGGGCCGCTATTCCCGCGGACCAGGTACGGCTAGGCAAATTGCACGACATGTCGCGCAATTTTGCCCCGGCCCCGGGCAAGTGGGACAGTATGACGCCGCTGCATGTTTCGTTCGTGGGGCGCTTCACGCAGCAAAAACGGCCCTATCTCTTCGTGCAGATGGTGCAGCAGCTGATCAAGCGCTTCGGCCGGCAGCAGTTCGTGTTCGAGGCGGTCGGAGAGGGACTTCTTGGTCCATCAGTGCGGGCGCTGGCGCAAAAGCTTGGCGTTGCCGATGCCATCTCCTTTCTGCCGGCCGGAACGCCGGTCGCGGATGTGCTCGGGCGTGCGCATGTTTTGGTGATCTGCTCGGACAACGAAGGGCTGACGCTGGTCGGCTTCGAGGCCGCTCGCGCACAGGCAGTCATTATCTCGACCGATGTTGGCGCGCAGCGCGAGATCGTTGCGCCAGAGATGCTGGTGCCGCGGCATCCGATTTCCTGTGTATCACAGACCGTCAAGTTGATCGGCGAGATCGTTCAGGGCCGGCGAGATGCCGCCCGTATCCTGGCTCAGCAGGACGAACTGCTCAAAGCCAATCTCGATCAGCCCACAGGGACCGAGGTTTGCCTCGCCTTTTACAACAGCGTCACCTCACCGAAAGCCCTTGATGTATCCGCTTCATAA
- a CDS encoding glycosyltransferase: MAEKEGVCAVSHDNENGSTKPHSVAAALLTNNRPEDLVRALQALSRQSVPLQDIIVVDTAATPQAEEICSRHGQVRYVPSLSNLGGAGGFSLAMLLAIATGAEHIWIMDDDACPEGPDCLATLLAAMSERELQAVSPIIVAPVDSSRLAFPYPQAGGPTYDRKEIEQTPFIPSFAQLFNGLLIHKDVFFTVGLPDMKLFIRGDEVDFLLRMRRAGIRFGTVTGAAMSHPPGWGEVHKVTKGMQALVPEGEFKRYYFFRNRGYLARRHRRIRSLLVDLVGYPIVFVVVRGGDYSGLRQWWGAFWDGLNYRFGPPR; the protein is encoded by the coding sequence ATGGCTGAAAAGGAAGGAGTGTGCGCCGTGTCGCATGATAATGAAAACGGGTCAACAAAGCCTCATTCCGTTGCTGCGGCCCTGCTGACCAATAACCGCCCCGAGGACCTTGTCCGCGCCCTGCAAGCCCTCTCGAGACAGTCAGTGCCCCTGCAGGACATCATCGTTGTAGACACCGCCGCGACCCCTCAAGCCGAAGAGATCTGCAGTCGCCATGGCCAAGTCCGATACGTGCCGTCCCTCAGCAATCTGGGGGGAGCCGGTGGCTTTTCTTTGGCTATGTTGCTGGCGATCGCGACGGGGGCAGAACATATCTGGATCATGGACGACGATGCGTGCCCCGAGGGTCCAGACTGCCTGGCGACCCTCCTCGCAGCGATGTCGGAGCGAGAGCTTCAGGCCGTATCGCCGATCATCGTGGCGCCTGTCGATTCGAGCCGGCTGGCCTTCCCTTACCCCCAGGCGGGCGGGCCAACTTACGATCGCAAGGAAATCGAACAAACGCCGTTCATCCCCAGCTTCGCCCAACTCTTTAATGGCCTGCTGATCCACAAGGACGTGTTCTTCACCGTCGGCCTGCCGGATATGAAATTATTTATCCGCGGCGACGAAGTGGACTTTCTGCTCCGCATGCGACGGGCGGGGATTCGGTTTGGGACTGTTACCGGTGCGGCGATGAGCCATCCTCCGGGGTGGGGAGAGGTCCACAAAGTCACCAAGGGCATGCAAGCCCTTGTTCCGGAAGGCGAATTCAAGCGCTACTACTTTTTCCGCAATCGGGGATACCTAGCGAGAAGGCACCGGCGAATCCGCAGCCTTTTGGTAGATTTGGTCGGCTATCCCATTGTTTTCGTTGTAGTTCGTGGCGGGGATTACTCGGGTTTGCGGCAGTGGTGGGGGGCGTTTTGGGATGGGTTGAATTACCGGTTTGGACCGCCGCGCTAG
- a CDS encoding glycosyltransferase family 4 protein has protein sequence MLKNKTLLFIHQNFPGQFKHLVRTLVRENSVYFISKPNANRIPGVKLLTYKPHRQVKPDTHAYLRPVEDNVLHGQAVARILLQLKQQGITPDLIIGHSGWGETLFAKDIFPDVPLLSYFEFYFHTFGSDVNFDPAYPGDPEIAFKLRLRNQVTLSCLESTDQGLAPTWWQQSQVPKVFQGKMNVVHEGVDTVHLCGDNTATVAVSPDLTLSAASKVVTYVARNLEPYRGFHIFMQALPGILEQNPDAHVVVVGAEGVSYGAKPADGKSYKDQELAKFKGDLSRVHIMGRVEYDVFKKILQISSAHIYLTYPFVLSWSMLEAMSCQCLVIGSATPPVEEVIQHGVNGMLVDFFDHNALVKSVTDALTHPDQYTEIRRAARQTIVDHYDLHRVCLPRQKALLSSMTH, from the coding sequence ATGCTCAAGAACAAGACGCTGCTGTTCATTCACCAGAATTTTCCCGGCCAGTTCAAGCATCTGGTCCGTACTCTGGTGCGCGAAAACAGCGTCTACTTCATCAGTAAACCCAATGCCAACCGTATCCCAGGCGTCAAGCTCCTCACCTATAAGCCCCATCGCCAAGTCAAGCCTGACACCCATGCCTATTTGCGCCCGGTGGAGGACAATGTCCTGCATGGTCAAGCCGTTGCGCGCATTCTCCTCCAGCTCAAGCAGCAGGGGATAACTCCTGACCTCATCATCGGCCATTCCGGCTGGGGGGAAACGCTCTTTGCCAAGGACATCTTTCCCGATGTGCCGCTGCTGAGCTATTTTGAATTTTACTTCCACACCTTCGGCTCGGACGTCAATTTCGACCCCGCTTATCCCGGCGACCCGGAGATCGCCTTCAAGCTGCGTCTGCGCAATCAGGTGACCCTGTCCTGCCTCGAATCAACCGATCAGGGATTGGCGCCGACCTGGTGGCAGCAGAGCCAGGTTCCAAAGGTGTTCCAAGGCAAGATGAATGTCGTTCATGAAGGCGTAGACACCGTTCATCTTTGTGGCGACAACACGGCAACGGTTGCGGTGTCGCCGGATTTGACCCTTTCGGCCGCAAGTAAAGTGGTCACCTATGTGGCGCGAAACCTCGAGCCGTATAGAGGATTTCATATCTTCATGCAGGCGCTGCCGGGAATCCTCGAGCAAAATCCCGATGCCCATGTAGTTGTTGTTGGCGCGGAAGGCGTAAGCTATGGAGCGAAGCCCGCAGATGGCAAGTCCTACAAGGATCAGGAACTTGCCAAATTCAAGGGAGACTTGTCGCGCGTCCATATCATGGGCCGGGTGGAATATGACGTCTTCAAGAAGATCCTGCAGATCTCCAGTGCGCATATCTACCTGACCTACCCCTTCGTTCTGTCCTGGTCGATGCTCGAAGCCATGTCTTGCCAATGTCTCGTCATCGGCTCCGCCACCCCGCCGGTAGAAGAAGTGATCCAGCATGGTGTCAACGGCATGTTGGTCGACTTCTTCGACCACAACGCGCTAGTAAAATCCGTGACCGATGCTCTCACCCACCCCGATCAATACACCGAAATCCGCCGCGCCGCCCGCCAGACCATTGTGGATCATTACGACCTCCACCGCGTCTGCCTGCCACGCCAAAAAGCGTTACTGTCCTCTATGACCCACTAG
- a CDS encoding nucleotide disphospho-sugar-binding domain-containing protein has translation MAGKRILLAWENGAGLGHAKRLLRMAVALRDNGFDPVVAARDISAAQRDYRDAGIPILQAPRHRGFQGDPKTWNAQSYADLMASCAWDDAEALEQTVFAWDGLLDLLRPALVIADFCPILPLATLGRIPTLVVGDGFVVPPREGEVLPVIRDTKAPRADDANLRANGEAVLVRRGRPRHLPSLGALMNADRSIVCTYPELDVYADYRNKPASGSLETAFPLPPPKGQSLFVYLAADYQDTEKALDGASLAGMPIRAFVRSARPAQRDAWRARGMFIHDEAPPLLEELHQASAIMHHGGIGTAELALATGRAQLLVPRHLEQTLNAKRLGTQGVAARLAAPFKPEDATAAVRHVCGSTRLHAKVTEVAEQIAARPGSVLSEIVATASEMVR, from the coding sequence TTGGCTGGTAAGCGCATATTGTTAGCTTGGGAAAATGGTGCCGGGCTCGGCCACGCCAAGCGCTTGCTGCGCATGGCTGTGGCGCTGCGTGACAACGGTTTTGACCCCGTCGTGGCCGCGCGCGATATCAGCGCGGCGCAACGGGATTACCGCGACGCTGGAATACCGATCCTGCAGGCGCCGCGTCACCGTGGATTTCAAGGCGACCCCAAGACGTGGAACGCCCAGAGCTATGCCGACCTGATGGCCAGTTGTGCCTGGGACGATGCTGAAGCGCTTGAGCAAACCGTATTTGCCTGGGACGGACTGCTTGATCTGCTGCGCCCAGCTTTGGTGATTGCGGATTTCTGCCCGATCCTGCCCCTGGCAACCTTGGGCCGCATCCCCACCTTGGTGGTAGGCGACGGATTTGTGGTCCCCCCGCGCGAAGGCGAAGTTCTGCCAGTCATTCGCGACACCAAGGCGCCTCGTGCAGATGATGCAAACCTACGCGCCAATGGCGAAGCGGTACTGGTTCGGCGGGGTCGGCCGCGCCATCTACCGTCGCTCGGCGCCCTGATGAACGCCGATCGAAGCATTGTCTGCACTTATCCTGAACTCGATGTTTATGCCGATTACCGGAACAAGCCAGCCTCCGGCTCACTGGAAACCGCGTTCCCCCTGCCCCCGCCGAAGGGACAGAGCCTCTTCGTTTATCTGGCCGCCGATTACCAGGACACCGAGAAGGCCCTCGATGGGGCCAGCTTGGCGGGGATGCCGATACGGGCTTTCGTGCGCAGCGCGCGGCCAGCCCAGCGTGATGCCTGGCGCGCCCGCGGTATGTTCATCCACGATGAGGCGCCACCTCTGCTTGAGGAACTGCACCAGGCCAGCGCCATCATGCATCACGGCGGCATCGGCACGGCCGAACTGGCGCTGGCGACGGGAAGAGCCCAGCTGCTGGTGCCCCGTCACCTGGAGCAAACGCTCAATGCAAAGCGACTTGGCACCCAGGGCGTCGCAGCGCGACTTGCGGCTCCATTCAAGCCAGAAGATGCAACGGCCGCCGTGCGGCATGTATGTGGCTCCACCCGCCTGCACGCTAAGGTGACAGAGGTAGCCGAACAAATCGCCGCGCGGCCCGGCTCGGTGCTCAGCGAGATCGTCGCAACGGCGAGCGAAATGGTCCGCTAG
- a CDS encoding sulfatase-like hydrolase/transferase has translation MQNVLFITLDSCRFDTFAAAQAPNLTRVAPLHCAQAPSYFTYGSHSAMFVGFTPGIAGSAQSFLDPKYGKLFKLTAGGHAGKGTEGYTLQGRNIIEGFRNAGFTTIGAGAMGWFDPNTPTGKHLSESFDHFFIPGPYHLRQQLNWIEQRLAEASGPTFTFLNVGETHVPYWHEGAPWSAEDNPCVPYQTVDRSADCRSRQRACLEWVDAQLGPLLERHREGTILVCGDHGDCWGEDGLWEHGIAHPMTTTVPLLIRFKGEPVARHTPARAAAGMWSRLRRTLAR, from the coding sequence ATGCAAAACGTCCTCTTCATCACCCTGGACTCCTGTCGGTTCGACACCTTTGCCGCTGCTCAGGCGCCCAACCTGACCCGCGTTGCGCCGCTACATTGCGCCCAGGCGCCCAGTTACTTCACTTATGGCTCCCATTCGGCCATGTTCGTCGGCTTCACGCCTGGCATTGCCGGCAGCGCGCAATCCTTCCTCGATCCAAAATACGGCAAGCTGTTCAAGCTCACGGCCGGCGGGCACGCCGGCAAGGGCACCGAGGGCTATACCCTGCAGGGCCGCAACATCATCGAGGGCTTCCGCAATGCCGGCTTTACGACAATCGGGGCCGGGGCCATGGGCTGGTTCGATCCAAATACCCCAACCGGCAAGCATTTGAGCGAGAGCTTCGACCACTTCTTTATTCCGGGGCCCTACCATCTCCGCCAGCAGTTGAACTGGATCGAGCAGCGCCTCGCCGAGGCCAGCGGACCCACCTTCACCTTTCTCAATGTGGGGGAAACCCATGTGCCCTATTGGCATGAAGGCGCCCCATGGTCGGCGGAGGACAATCCCTGTGTGCCGTACCAGACGGTGGACCGATCAGCCGATTGTCGCTCCCGTCAGCGGGCGTGCCTGGAATGGGTAGATGCGCAGCTCGGCCCGCTGCTTGAGCGCCACAGGGAGGGGACGATCCTGGTGTGCGGCGACCATGGCGATTGCTGGGGCGAGGACGGGCTATGGGAGCACGGCATCGCCCACCCGATGACCACGACCGTTCCGCTGCTGATACGCTTCAAGGGCGAGCCGGTTGCCCGTCACACTCCCGCGCGAGCGGCAGCCGGCATGTGGTCCCGCCTGCGGCGAACGCTTGCCCGCTAG